A region from the Eriocheir sinensis breed Jianghai 21 chromosome 48, ASM2467909v1, whole genome shotgun sequence genome encodes:
- the LOC126981533 gene encoding uncharacterized protein LOC126981533, giving the protein MEDRTSFQPATRGEVYSIDLGQEPSIKTEPAIKLEEMVEEMGHVILTGGEESDHSDPASDLSSQNMVVIEGRVLCQLCKKAYKNRSSLTTHLRVKHNLCGNSRAKMPCLEPGCDFRANRIARLITHLIKAHKMKFQCEKVKFQNKDDFWQWRKEAEERCRSSYCAETSTKKMVSGDIKFFLRCRRSGYVKCHPQGTGTRVARKGSMKINAVCTSFMEVIFMKDGGATVHFCRTHYGHADDGQHLRMNAEERESIRQLILEGHTASAIIATMKTRMPQHRHHLLKYSKIRNISVRQNLYMTRDRNLAGGSRLVLPGELVGEAGQDSLSLQVVKEVEVQAEEEVMSSHTLDLEPHPQAPVAAVTTQDSDNVETLQTEVKKRLNKLSCLASSVTSESTLRYLSENLGFLTDLLESESRIEVVTEPSEHSEAGDQNVVLHKDIDGNSLVLLCSPRSIDDLVDKKK; this is encoded by the exons ATGGAGGACAGAACTAGCTTCCAGCCAGCCACCAGGGGTGAGGTGTATAGCATAGATCTTGGTCAAGAGCCAAGCATCAAGACTGAACCCGCCATTAAACTTGAGGAGATGGTAGAAGAAATGGGCCATGTAATACTCACTGGCGGAGAGGAGAGTGACCACAGCGATCCAGCCAGTGACCTGTCCAGTCAAAACATGGTGGTGATAGAGGGCCGTGTGCTCTGTCAGCTGTGCAAGAAAGCGTACAAAAACAGGAGCAGTCTGACCACACACCTGCGAGTAAAGCACAATCTCTGTGGCAACAGCCGCGCCAAGATGCCGTGTCTGGAGCCTGGCTGTGACTTCAGGGCCAACCGCATCGCACGCTTGATCACACACCTCATCAAGGCACACAAGATGAAGTTTCAGTGTGAGAAAGTAAAATTCCAGAATAAGGATG ATTTTTGGCAGtggaggaaggaggctgaggaaagGTGCCGCTCATCCTACTGTGCTGAAACATCCACCAAAAAAATGGTATCGGGGGACATCAAGTTCTTCCTGCGCTGCCGCCGCAGTGGCTACGTGAAGTGTCACCCTCAGGGGACCGGGACGAGGGTGGCACGGAAGGGCAGCATGAAGATCAATGCCGTGTGCACGTCCTTCATGGAGGTGATATTCATGAAAGACGGGGGAGCCACGGTACACTTCTGCAGGACTCACTACGGCCACGCTGACGATGGGCAACACTTACGGATGAATGCGGAGGAGCGGGAAAGCATCCGGCAGCTGATTCTGGAGGGCCACACTGCCTCAGCCATCATAGCTACCATGAAGACCCGCATGccccaacaccgccaccacctcctcaagTACTCCAAGATTCGCAACATATCCGTGCGACAGAACCTCTACATGACCAGGGACCGAAACCTGGCGGGGGGCAGCCGACTGGTGTTGCCGGGCGAGTTGGTGGGTGAGGCAGGACAGGACTCCCTCAGCCTGcaagtggtgaaggaggtggaggtgcaggCTGAAGAGGAGGTGATGTCTTCCCACACTCTGGACCTGGAGCCTCACCCGCAGGCCCCCGTAGCAGCAGTGACCACTCAGGACAGTGACAATGTTGAGACTCTACAgacagaagtgaagaaaaggctAAATAAGTTATCGTGTCTGGCCTCGAGTGTTACGTCAGAATCTACTCTCAGGTACCTCAGTGAGAACTTGGGCTTCCTTACTGACCTGCTGGAAAGTGAGTCACGGATAGAGGTTGTTACCGAACCTTCTGAGCATTCCGAGGCGGGTGATCAGAACGTGGTGCTTCACAAGGATATTGACGGGAACTCTCTCGTCCTCTTGTGCTCACCAAGGAGCATTGACGACTTGGTGGACAAAAAGAAATAG